TAAAAATCCGCACGTAAAAAGTTAGTTTTCTTGAAGTAAAGAAAAGAAAGGGGTAAAGTTGAACCTTTTGAAACTTGAGGTTAACGACAAATTAGTTCTTTAAAAAAATAACGAACGAAAATCATTGACGAAAATAATATGTTAAAAACGTGTATTATATATGTTGGAATATTATAAACCTGGGGGATTAAACCTTGATGTTTGCAAAGCCAAGGGACTAAAATTGCAATGTGGTGAAACTTTGGGTTTAAAACGCAAAAGGAAAAGCAAAGGGCGTAAAAACACTTTGAAAGTACAGGGGGTGCCAGTAAAATGGAGCAGGGGATAAAAATGCCATTATGCAAAGTTGGGGGGTGCATTTGTCATTTTGTATGCAGAAGAGGCAAAAAATGCCATTTCGCCAAGTAGAAGGGTGGGTttgtcaatttttgaaaaatgggGGTCGGTGGCGTAAAAGCTACCGACTTTTGTTCTTAAGATTATTAGAATGTTTCTCATTTCAACCACCACCTCTCTGTCTCTCTATATCTAGAATTCTGGATATAGTTTTACAAATTGAGCAATGTTTATTTGCAATGCAGGACCCTGCACCTGATCCACTGTTCCAGAACCGACAGGAAGCACCCCAGAGGACTTCCTCTACTGGAGGATCCTCAAATATGAGGAAAGCATCTTCCACTACTAACATTGTTGACGATCTTAGCTCAATATTTGGAGGTATACTTTTCTTTAAATTAGTTTAGATATAATCGGACATATTCTCTAATGTTACTATTCCTCAACTATTGTTTTCTTTTTTAAAGCTGCCCCTTCGTCTGCTGGAGAGTTCCAAGATGTTGAAGGTGAAACAGAGGAAAGGCGAAGAGCTAGGCTCGAAAGACACCAACGCACTCAAGAACGCGCGGTATGTGATTTTAGAGTTTCTTTTTCATTCACGGATTTTGGTTCTTATCATCGACTCTTTCATGAATTAGGCTAAAGCACTGGCAGAAAAGAATAGTCGTGATCTCCAATCTCAGAGGGAACAGGAAGAAAGAAATGTGAGTATTAATCAAGCTTCTCTTCTTTTTGAGCGTCATAAGACTACAGCATTTTTGCCTTGTAAACATCGTAAAATGTGTGTTTTCATCTCAGAGGATCTCCGAAACTTTAGATATTGAAATCAAGCGTTGGGCTGCAGGAAAAGAAGGAAATTTACGTGCATTGCTATCAACATTACAATATGTATGCCTCTCTCAATATTTTATCTTCATATTTCATGAATGTTATGTCTTGTATAAATTACATAAATTTGGATCAGTAAATATACTAAAAGAGAAGAATCTGCAATATTACATTGATATCCGTGCTTGTGTTTTCTTCATTGTTTGTTAGGTTTTATGGCCAGGATGCGGTTGGCAGCCTGTTTCATTGACCTATTTAATAACCGGTGCTAACGTGAAAAAGTCATATAGAAAGGCAACTTTGTGTATCCATCCTGACAAAGTGCAACAAAAAGGAGCTACTCTTCAACAGAAATTCGTCGCAGAAAAGGTGTTTGACCTACTTAAGGTAAAAACACACGCTCCTTTATTATGTATCAAGATATTATTAAAGCAATCAGTCATTCAACATCTTATGTCAGCTGAAGCTGATAGACAATCTAAAGTTTAAGTAACTGTAACTCACTAGATCCGTTATGATCCACTCAAGTGATTGTCAAAACAGTTGTCACAATTTTGAGTTTGGTTAATAGGAAGCTTGGAACAAGTTTAATTCAGAGGAGCTCTTTTAATGGATGCGATGAGGATTCTTCGACTTTGAATCCACTTATATCTGCTAAGAAGAAGAAAGATATATCTATATTTTTTGGGGCAATATACGCAAAGGGTGTCGAGATATATATTTATCTGCCTCGACGCAAAGATATTACCTTTGCATGAGCTCGGGAGGTAGAAGTGATGAGGTAAGCCGCGCGTGTGGAGGGTGGAAAGTATTTGTTGATGATCGTAGAGTAAGATTATTATTTCATACGTGAATGATGATTGCAGTCTGGAAATTCGTTTTTGTGTGTATGTAACCCTTCTAAAGTCCAGCACGAAACAACCTTCTAATATTTTAAACACGCTATAACATAATGCAATTTTTTGGTTATTTTATACACGATAATATATTATGTTTatgaacgaaaaaaaaaaaaaatagaatgaaTTGAACCTTTTGGACATAATGAGTGTCAACTTTGAACTTGAAGTTAGGCATACTACCTTTACAATCAAAATGTATACCTTCTATAAATACATTGCCATACCATAAAAGtctagttacaacttcggatagccGAATGAGATGTGGACCAAATCCTAAAGAACAATCAATGCTGCTTGTTGTTCTTGAGAAATGGCAGTGGAAGTTTCTGGAGAACCTCCATGATTTCATTGCCCGCCTTTTCGCCATAAGCATCCACCAGATTTTCATTCCGCTCGTACAACAGTGGTGCAGTCAACAGCACCACAAACACTGATCCATTAACACATAAATGAGTTGATTTAGGTCAAGATTTTACTCTAATGGTCGAATGAGTTAAGCTAAGCTATTTATAGAGAAAAATAGGTCAAATGAGTCGAAGGTTGTCTCAAGAGTAATCTAAAAACCTAATGTTATAATTTTTGTAAACACAATATTCAGATTAATTatgttaaaatttaaaaacttGACGTTGACCCCTTGACCAACCCGTTTCATCACCTTAAGTTTAATGAATCAAAACAAATGAACTCACAGATATACACAAGGGTCAAAAACTCGAACCAACCACCGATGACTGAGACCACCCACAGGGTGAATATCACCTGCATGGTCACACTTGTTTTAAAGtctaaagtagtatagatattgCATTCAGGTAAGGAAATTTTATTAATGTTGGAAGATACATACAGTTAAAAATCTTTTTATGTCCCTCCCAGTAGTCATCTCCCTCAAGTACAAGCAGCCTTCATTGATCTGATCTTTCAGAAGGAGGGCAATACAATCACACATTTCTTGTGACAATCTAATGTCAGGGAACTTTGGAGGAGACCTATcaacataaaagaaaaaaatatgttcATGTTACTACACTAAGATGCTACTTTAGAACTATTACAAGAATTGCCTTCAGAATATCTTTAACTGCAATTTTCATCTCAAAATTGTATATCATCATGCCGAAAAGAtgagaaatgagatgaaaataaGACCCATGTGATATATGTGTCAATATGGTAGTTTACGGGTCATTATTACATGTAGCATTGCGTAGGAGTGTGACCTGACACGACACGTCGAAATTCGTGGGTTTGGCTTTAGTCAATGGATTTGGGTCAGTTTTAGCTTGTACTTACACGATTAGCTAAAATGGGTCAGGTTTGGGTCAACCTTATGGAAACATGGGTTGACCCATTTATTGTTCTAGTTCTTTAAAAGTTTCTTTATGTTGTAATTTAAATTGGTTTAGCATTTTATGTCAAAATTTAAAAGTTAAAAGAGAAATTAATATCAAGTTTTATAGTTGAAACGTAacatttttacacatgtttcatttttttgttttaaattttgtaaTTTTGGAGTACTAATATATGAATAAAAAAATAGACTTTTCAGGGTAATGTGTTTATGTCTACCCACTAATATttttttcaagttcatgcttGTGGTTTGTATCGTGTTCAGATTCATGTAAAAAAACTTTGGTTTGTGTCAAGTTTGACCAGCAAACACGACTCGTTTGCCACCCGTGTATTGGTCCTTGTACCAAAAAGATGGGGAGATGCATTTCCTAAATGTAGATAGCATGCCAAAATTTCAACAAGAAAATTACTTGAAAAGAAGCTCAAATGGCTAAAATAGGAATCAACTCACTTGTTAATAAAGGAAGAGAGATTGGACCACAGGAACAATATTGCCAGAGTAAGTATTAGAAAGTGACACAAAAATGGAAGAAGATGGTAGCCTATCCTCTCAAACAGAAGCCATATAACTGTTGCAGACACTAATATGGCACCAGACATCTGCTTTTGTCTCCATAGTAAAATATCAGCAGCTGAGACATATATATAACCACATCTTTAACCATCATCAAACATCATGTTATCAACTCGTTAAATAAATCAGAATCG
The Helianthus annuus cultivar XRQ/B chromosome 6, HanXRQr2.0-SUNRISE, whole genome shotgun sequence genome window above contains:
- the LOC110865788 gene encoding reticulon-like protein B6, whose product is MCDCIALLLKDQINEGCLYLREMTTGRDIKRFLTVIFTLWVVSVIGGWFEFLTLVYILFVVLLTAPLLYERNENLVDAYGEKAGNEIMEVLQKLPLPFLKNNKQH